The nucleotide window TTTCTGTAGTTCAGTTTCTTCCCAACTTTCCATTCCAACACCTTGTTGTTCTCTCCACTTCGCTGTCAATTTGCCACGAAACGCCTTATCCAAAATAGCTGCTCGACGAAATTCAAACGTTTTCTTCGTTTCCTCAATTAATTGTTTCGCTTCCTCTATTTTATTGAATAGCCGCTCGACTTTAGCAGCTATCCGTTTTTGTTCATTTAGAGGAGGTAGTGGGATGACATATTGTTTTAATTCAGCTAATGGGGGTAGGTTTTTTATCGCTGTACCTTTAGCATTATCTTTTGCTAATTGCTTGATGTAGTAATCAAAAGCATACAAAAAATAAGCATTATCTAATACTCTTGAAGTAATAACTCTCATTAAGGCTTGATTAATAACTCCTTTTTCATGAGGGGAGGGAATTATAAAAGTCTCACCAATAGTACCTGCACAACTTACAATTATATCTCCTGTATTTATCTCAAACCCTTTTAGATTTTCAAAGTCCTCCCTAGATATATAATAATCACCATAATCTATTGTTTTTCTAATCGCATTACCTTGTTCATAAACTTTATAGGTATCTTTGTTTTTAGGTACAAACATGCTTTTTTTAATTGCTGAACCGAACGGTCCTCTTTTAAAGTTGCATACACTCCCTAATCTAACCCAGACCCAATTCTCATGAACCTTCTTATATTCCTCACCTGTTGCTACTATGTCATACATTAATTCGTCAATATTTTTTTTCTTACTCACGCCTTAACCACCTCAGTATCGCCTACTGTACGTAGTTCTTCTACTATTTCATTTAATAAATCTATTGTTTTTTGAAGTTTCCCAATTGCTTCTTCTGCGGAGTCAATTGGGTCTGGTAAGTTTTCGTATGATGATAAAGATTCATCTGCAATCAATCCAATATCTAAACTATCATCCTTTTTCGCAATTTCTTCTCGTGTAAAGATATTCCAGCGTTCGTCTTCTATTTTC belongs to Neobacillus sp. OS1-2 and includes:
- a CDS encoding restriction endonuclease subunit S — its product is MSKKKNIDELMYDIVATGEEYKKVHENWVWVRLGSVCNFKRGPFGSAIKKSMFVPKNKDTYKVYEQGNAIRKTIDYGDYYISREDFENLKGFEINTGDIIVSCAGTIGETFIIPSPHEKGVINQALMRVITSRVLDNAYFLYAFDYYIKQLAKDNAKGTAIKNLPPLAELKQYVIPLPPLNEQKRIAAKVERLFNKIEEAKQLIEETKKTFEFRRAAILDKAFRGKLTAKWREQQGVGMESWEETELQKHTSLLGDGLHGTPKYSDNGEFYFINGNNFDGISIVLKPETKRVNIEEYEKYKKNLTDKTVFVSINGTLGKTAFYNEEPIILGKSACYFNVKESLDKRFIRYYLETQQFLDYAHTMATGSTIKNLSLKAMRNLPLHLPSLPEQQEIVRILDSLFEKEQKGKEVCDVIDKIDQIKKAIFSKAFRGELGTNDPNEENVIELLKEVLQEQVK